The Rhododendron vialii isolate Sample 1 chromosome 5a, ASM3025357v1 genome contains a region encoding:
- the LOC131326311 gene encoding ion channel DMI1-like isoform X2: MPHGDGNSNSNTTPNPNLNPTKPGRPLLKKSKTIADSTRAPHFPGPLFPAVRGVVSTSPPPPSLRSFDSETYSVNGHPFSSFPTPSAADRDWMYPSFLGPHAARNRGVVTVNKSSKSHKHEAFRSASMPAISNGGGGERRADSVRTSFPARESKEEEMKQLAVQGLVPSTASCSSSSSPSSATHSVAASKPSRFRNNGMVCLLTFTCIVAVAYAICLQSKVTKLQEENFNLRRWCNNKDVHKDGIQVLESQSKSPLFSSRITNSRTIALYSVLFFLIMPFASYKYLGYVPRIKKLSTRKKDNKEEVPLKKRVAYMVDVCFSVYPYAKLLALLFATILLIGFGGLALYAVSDSSFAEALWQSWTFVADSGNHADIVGARPRIVSVSITSGGMLIFAMMLGLVSDAITERVDSLRKGKSEVIESNHILILGWSDKLGSLLKQLAIANKSIGGGVVVVLAERDKEEMEIDIAKLEFNFMGTSVICRSGSPLILADLKKVSVSKARAIIVLASDENADQSDARALRVVLSLTGVKEGLRGHVVVEMSDLDNEPLVKLVGGELIETVVAHDVIGRLMIQCALQPGLAQIWEDILGFENAEFYIKRWPQMDGLCFKDVLISFPDAIPCGVKVAADGGKIILNPDDSYVLKEGDEILVIAEDDDTYAPGPTPEVLEAFLAEGSELWMFNEVPEKERERKLTDGGLDISGLANIKLVHREGNAVIRRHLESLPLETFDSILILADESVEDSVVHSDSRSLATLLLIRDIQSKRLPYRDTKSIPLRHSGFCHSSWIREMQQASDKSIIISEILDSRTRNLVSVSRISDYVLSNELVSMALAMVAEDKQINRVLEELFAEEGNEMCIKPAEFYLYDQEELCFYDVMLRGRQRQEIVIGYRLPSAECAIINPENKAEPRKWSLDDVFVVISLGE, translated from the exons CCCCACTCCCTCCGCCGCCGATCGGGATTGGATGTACCCCTCGTTTTTGGGCCCACACGCTGCTCGTAATCGAGGAGTCGTCACCGTGAACAAGTCGTCCAAATCGCACAAGCACGAGGCGTTTCGCAGCGCTTCGATGCCGGCGATCTCCAACGGCGGGGGAGGTGAGAGGAGGGCGGATTCAGTGCGGACGAGTTTTCCGGCGAGGGagtccaaggaagaagaaatgaAGCAACTTGCGGTTCAAGGTTTGGTTCCTTCTACAGCGTCGTGTTCGTCTTCTTCCTCGCCTAGTTCAGCTACTCATTCTGTTGCTGCTTCGAAACCTAGCAGATTTCGCAATAATGGGATGGTGTGCTTG CTAACATTTACCTGTATAGTAGCTGTGGCATATGCTATTTGTTTGCAAAGCAAAGTCACAAAACTTCAG GAAGAGAATTTTAACCTCCGTCGATGGTGTAACAACAAAGATGTTCATAAGGACGGCATTCAAGTTTTGGAATCACAAAGCAAGAGTCCATTATTTTCTTCTCGGATCACAAACAGTAGAACTATAGCTCTGTatagtgttttgttttttctcatcATGCCATTTGCTTCATACAAATATCTTGGTTATGTTCCACGGATAAAGAAACTGTCAACTAGGAAAAAGGATAATAAGGAGGAGGTTCCTTTGAAGAAAAGAGTTGCATACATGGTGGACGTGTGTTTTTCTGTTTATCCTTATGCAAAGCTGCTTGCGCTTCTCTTTGCGACTATATTACTTATAGGATTTGGTGGCTTGGCACTCTATGCTGTGAGCGACAGTAGCTTTGCTGAAGCTCTTTGGCAGTCGTGGACTTTTGTGGCTGACTCAGGAAATCATGCTGACATTGTTGGCGCAAGGCCAAGGATTGTATCAGTCTCTATTACTTCAGGAGGCATGCTTATATTTGCCATGATGCTAGGGCTTGTTTCAGATGCTATCACAGAAAGAGTGGATTCATTGCGGAAAGGGAAGAGTGAAGTCATTGAGAGTAACCACATACTGATTCTTGGATGGAGTGACAAATTG GGTTCACTTTTGAAGCAGCTAGCGATAGCAAATAAAAGTATTGGCGGCGGTGTTGTTGTCGTACTTGCAGAACGAGACAAAGAGGAAATGGAGATAGACATAGCAAAACTGGAGTTTAACTTCATGGGAACCTCTGTTATATGCAGAAGTGGCAGTCCTCTTATACTTGCTGATTTAaagaag GTTTCCGTCTCAAAGGCTCGGGCTATCATTGTATTAGCATCCGATGAAAATGCAGATCAG AGTGATGCTCGTGCTCTAAGGGTTGTGCTTAGCCTAACAGGAGTAAAAGAGGGCTTGAGGGGTCATGTTGTTGTTGAAATGAGTGATCTCGACAATGAGCCCCTGGTGAAGCTTGTTGGAGGAGAACTAATTGAAACAGTTGTTGCACATGATGTGATTGGGCGTTTGATGATACAATGTGCTCTGCAGCCTGGTCTTGCACAG ATATGGGAGGACATTTTGGGGTTTGAAAATGCGGAGTTTTACATTAAAAGGTGGCCTCAAATGGATGGACTTTGTTTTAAGGACGTACTCATTTCGTTCCCTGATGCAATCCCTTGTGGAGTTAAGGTTGCCGCAGATGGTGGGAAGATAATACTAAATCCAGATGATAGTTATGTTCTTAAGGAAGGTGATGAAATCCTTGTCATAGCCGAGGATGATGATACTTATGCACCTGGTCCCACACCAGAG GTATTAGAGGCGTTCTTGGCTGAAGGTTCAGAATTGTGGATGTTTAACGAGGTTCCAGAAAAAGAACGGGAAAGGAAGTTGACTGATGGTGGACTTGATATTTCAGGACTAGCGAACATAAAACTTGTTCATCGTGAAGGGAATGCGGTAATTAGACGGCATTTGGAGAGTCTCCCGTTGGAAACATTTGATTCT ATATTAATTCTTGCAGATGAGTCCGTTGAAGACTCTGTTGTACATTCTGACTCGCGGTCGCTTGCAACCCTCCTCCTCATTCGAGACATTCAG TCAAAGCGTCTCCCTTACAGAGATACTAAGTCTATTCCTCTGCGGCATTCTGGGTTCTGCCATAGCTCTTGGATCCGTGAAATGCAGCAAGCTTCAGACAAATCCATAATTATAAGTGAGATTCTGGATTCTAGGACTAGAAACCTTGTCTCGGTCTCCAGAATTAGTGATTATGTGCTATCAAATGAGCTGGTCAGTATGGCGCTTGCGATGGTAGCCGAAGACAAACAAATAAATCGTGTACTTGAGGAACTCTTTGCAGAAGAG GGAAATGAAATGTGCATCAAACCAGCAGAATTCTATTTATATGACCAGGAAGAGCTCTGCTTTTATGATGTTATGTTAAGGGGTCGCCAAAGACAGGAAATCGTGATAGGTTATCGACTTCCAAGTGCAGAGTGTGCCATAATTAACCCTGAGAACAAAGCAGAACCTAGAAAATGGTCCCTTGATGATGTTTTTGTTGTCATTTCCCTGGGTGaatga
- the LOC131326311 gene encoding ion channel POLLUX-like isoform X3 gives MPHGDGNSNSNTTPNPNLNPTKPGRPLLKKSKTIADSTRAPHFPGPLFPAVRGVVSTSPPPPSLRSFDSETYSVNGHPFSSFPTPSAADRDWMYPSFLGPHAARNRGVVTVNKSSKSHKHEAFRSASMPAISNGGGGERRADSVRTSFPARESKEEEMKQLAVQGLVPSTASCSSSSSPSSATHSVAASKPSRFRNNGMVCLLTFTCIVAVAYAICLQSKVTKLQEENFNLRRWCNNKDVHKDGIQVLESQSKSPLFSSRITNSRTIALYSVLFFLIMPFASYKYLGYVPRIKKLSTRKKDNKEEVPLKKRVAYMVDVCFSVYPYAKLLALLFATILLIGFGGLALYAVSDSSFAEALWQSWTFVADSGNHADIVGARPRIVSVSITSGGMLIFAMMLGLVSDAITERVDSLRKGKSEVIESNHILILGWSDKLGSLLKQLAIANKSIGGGVVVVLAERDKEEMEIDIAKLEFNFMGTSVICRSGSPLILADLKKVSVSKARAIIVLASDENADQSDARALRVVLSLTGVKEGLRGHVVVEMSDLDNEPLVKLVGGELIETVVAHDVIGRLMIQCALQPGLAQIWEDILGFENAEFYIKRWPQMDGLCFKDVLISFPDAIPCGVKVAADGGKIILNPDDSYVLKEGDEILVIAEDDDTYAPGPTPEVCKGVFPRIHDPPKYPEKILFCGWRRDIDDMIMVLEAFLAEGSELWMFNEVPEKERERKLTDGGLDISGLANIKLVHREGNAVIRRHLESLPLETFDSMSPLKTLLYILTRGRLQPSSSFETFSQSVSLTEILSLFLCGILGSAIALGSVKCSKLQTNP, from the exons CCCCACTCCCTCCGCCGCCGATCGGGATTGGATGTACCCCTCGTTTTTGGGCCCACACGCTGCTCGTAATCGAGGAGTCGTCACCGTGAACAAGTCGTCCAAATCGCACAAGCACGAGGCGTTTCGCAGCGCTTCGATGCCGGCGATCTCCAACGGCGGGGGAGGTGAGAGGAGGGCGGATTCAGTGCGGACGAGTTTTCCGGCGAGGGagtccaaggaagaagaaatgaAGCAACTTGCGGTTCAAGGTTTGGTTCCTTCTACAGCGTCGTGTTCGTCTTCTTCCTCGCCTAGTTCAGCTACTCATTCTGTTGCTGCTTCGAAACCTAGCAGATTTCGCAATAATGGGATGGTGTGCTTG CTAACATTTACCTGTATAGTAGCTGTGGCATATGCTATTTGTTTGCAAAGCAAAGTCACAAAACTTCAG GAAGAGAATTTTAACCTCCGTCGATGGTGTAACAACAAAGATGTTCATAAGGACGGCATTCAAGTTTTGGAATCACAAAGCAAGAGTCCATTATTTTCTTCTCGGATCACAAACAGTAGAACTATAGCTCTGTatagtgttttgttttttctcatcATGCCATTTGCTTCATACAAATATCTTGGTTATGTTCCACGGATAAAGAAACTGTCAACTAGGAAAAAGGATAATAAGGAGGAGGTTCCTTTGAAGAAAAGAGTTGCATACATGGTGGACGTGTGTTTTTCTGTTTATCCTTATGCAAAGCTGCTTGCGCTTCTCTTTGCGACTATATTACTTATAGGATTTGGTGGCTTGGCACTCTATGCTGTGAGCGACAGTAGCTTTGCTGAAGCTCTTTGGCAGTCGTGGACTTTTGTGGCTGACTCAGGAAATCATGCTGACATTGTTGGCGCAAGGCCAAGGATTGTATCAGTCTCTATTACTTCAGGAGGCATGCTTATATTTGCCATGATGCTAGGGCTTGTTTCAGATGCTATCACAGAAAGAGTGGATTCATTGCGGAAAGGGAAGAGTGAAGTCATTGAGAGTAACCACATACTGATTCTTGGATGGAGTGACAAATTG GGTTCACTTTTGAAGCAGCTAGCGATAGCAAATAAAAGTATTGGCGGCGGTGTTGTTGTCGTACTTGCAGAACGAGACAAAGAGGAAATGGAGATAGACATAGCAAAACTGGAGTTTAACTTCATGGGAACCTCTGTTATATGCAGAAGTGGCAGTCCTCTTATACTTGCTGATTTAaagaag GTTTCCGTCTCAAAGGCTCGGGCTATCATTGTATTAGCATCCGATGAAAATGCAGATCAG AGTGATGCTCGTGCTCTAAGGGTTGTGCTTAGCCTAACAGGAGTAAAAGAGGGCTTGAGGGGTCATGTTGTTGTTGAAATGAGTGATCTCGACAATGAGCCCCTGGTGAAGCTTGTTGGAGGAGAACTAATTGAAACAGTTGTTGCACATGATGTGATTGGGCGTTTGATGATACAATGTGCTCTGCAGCCTGGTCTTGCACAG ATATGGGAGGACATTTTGGGGTTTGAAAATGCGGAGTTTTACATTAAAAGGTGGCCTCAAATGGATGGACTTTGTTTTAAGGACGTACTCATTTCGTTCCCTGATGCAATCCCTTGTGGAGTTAAGGTTGCCGCAGATGGTGGGAAGATAATACTAAATCCAGATGATAGTTATGTTCTTAAGGAAGGTGATGAAATCCTTGTCATAGCCGAGGATGATGATACTTATGCACCTGGTCCCACACCAGAG GTTTGCAAAGGTGTTTTTCCTAGGATACATGATCCTCCAAAATATCCCGAGAAGATACTTTTCTGTGGCTGGCGACGTGACATTGATGATATGATTATG GTATTAGAGGCGTTCTTGGCTGAAGGTTCAGAATTGTGGATGTTTAACGAGGTTCCAGAAAAAGAACGGGAAAGGAAGTTGACTGATGGTGGACTTGATATTTCAGGACTAGCGAACATAAAACTTGTTCATCGTGAAGGGAATGCGGTAATTAGACGGCATTTGGAGAGTCTCCCGTTGGAAACATTTGATTCT ATGAGTCCGTTGAAGACTCTGTTGTACATTCTGACTCGCGGTCGCTTGCAACCCTCCTCCTCATTCGAGACATTCAG TCAAAGCGTCTCCCTTACAGAGATACTAAGTCTATTCCTCTGCGGCATTCTGGGTTCTGCCATAGCTCTTGGATCCGTGAAATGCAGCAAGCTTCAGACAAATCCATAA
- the LOC131326311 gene encoding ion channel DMI1-like isoform X1, which translates to MPHGDGNSNSNTTPNPNLNPTKPGRPLLKKSKTIADSTRAPHFPGPLFPAVRGVVSTSPPPPSLRSFDSETYSVNGHPFSSFPTPSAADRDWMYPSFLGPHAARNRGVVTVNKSSKSHKHEAFRSASMPAISNGGGGERRADSVRTSFPARESKEEEMKQLAVQGLVPSTASCSSSSSPSSATHSVAASKPSRFRNNGMVCLLTFTCIVAVAYAICLQSKVTKLQEENFNLRRWCNNKDVHKDGIQVLESQSKSPLFSSRITNSRTIALYSVLFFLIMPFASYKYLGYVPRIKKLSTRKKDNKEEVPLKKRVAYMVDVCFSVYPYAKLLALLFATILLIGFGGLALYAVSDSSFAEALWQSWTFVADSGNHADIVGARPRIVSVSITSGGMLIFAMMLGLVSDAITERVDSLRKGKSEVIESNHILILGWSDKLGSLLKQLAIANKSIGGGVVVVLAERDKEEMEIDIAKLEFNFMGTSVICRSGSPLILADLKKVSVSKARAIIVLASDENADQSDARALRVVLSLTGVKEGLRGHVVVEMSDLDNEPLVKLVGGELIETVVAHDVIGRLMIQCALQPGLAQIWEDILGFENAEFYIKRWPQMDGLCFKDVLISFPDAIPCGVKVAADGGKIILNPDDSYVLKEGDEILVIAEDDDTYAPGPTPEVCKGVFPRIHDPPKYPEKILFCGWRRDIDDMIMVLEAFLAEGSELWMFNEVPEKERERKLTDGGLDISGLANIKLVHREGNAVIRRHLESLPLETFDSILILADESVEDSVVHSDSRSLATLLLIRDIQSKRLPYRDTKSIPLRHSGFCHSSWIREMQQASDKSIIISEILDSRTRNLVSVSRISDYVLSNELVSMALAMVAEDKQINRVLEELFAEEGNEMCIKPAEFYLYDQEELCFYDVMLRGRQRQEIVIGYRLPSAECAIINPENKAEPRKWSLDDVFVVISLGE; encoded by the exons CCCCACTCCCTCCGCCGCCGATCGGGATTGGATGTACCCCTCGTTTTTGGGCCCACACGCTGCTCGTAATCGAGGAGTCGTCACCGTGAACAAGTCGTCCAAATCGCACAAGCACGAGGCGTTTCGCAGCGCTTCGATGCCGGCGATCTCCAACGGCGGGGGAGGTGAGAGGAGGGCGGATTCAGTGCGGACGAGTTTTCCGGCGAGGGagtccaaggaagaagaaatgaAGCAACTTGCGGTTCAAGGTTTGGTTCCTTCTACAGCGTCGTGTTCGTCTTCTTCCTCGCCTAGTTCAGCTACTCATTCTGTTGCTGCTTCGAAACCTAGCAGATTTCGCAATAATGGGATGGTGTGCTTG CTAACATTTACCTGTATAGTAGCTGTGGCATATGCTATTTGTTTGCAAAGCAAAGTCACAAAACTTCAG GAAGAGAATTTTAACCTCCGTCGATGGTGTAACAACAAAGATGTTCATAAGGACGGCATTCAAGTTTTGGAATCACAAAGCAAGAGTCCATTATTTTCTTCTCGGATCACAAACAGTAGAACTATAGCTCTGTatagtgttttgttttttctcatcATGCCATTTGCTTCATACAAATATCTTGGTTATGTTCCACGGATAAAGAAACTGTCAACTAGGAAAAAGGATAATAAGGAGGAGGTTCCTTTGAAGAAAAGAGTTGCATACATGGTGGACGTGTGTTTTTCTGTTTATCCTTATGCAAAGCTGCTTGCGCTTCTCTTTGCGACTATATTACTTATAGGATTTGGTGGCTTGGCACTCTATGCTGTGAGCGACAGTAGCTTTGCTGAAGCTCTTTGGCAGTCGTGGACTTTTGTGGCTGACTCAGGAAATCATGCTGACATTGTTGGCGCAAGGCCAAGGATTGTATCAGTCTCTATTACTTCAGGAGGCATGCTTATATTTGCCATGATGCTAGGGCTTGTTTCAGATGCTATCACAGAAAGAGTGGATTCATTGCGGAAAGGGAAGAGTGAAGTCATTGAGAGTAACCACATACTGATTCTTGGATGGAGTGACAAATTG GGTTCACTTTTGAAGCAGCTAGCGATAGCAAATAAAAGTATTGGCGGCGGTGTTGTTGTCGTACTTGCAGAACGAGACAAAGAGGAAATGGAGATAGACATAGCAAAACTGGAGTTTAACTTCATGGGAACCTCTGTTATATGCAGAAGTGGCAGTCCTCTTATACTTGCTGATTTAaagaag GTTTCCGTCTCAAAGGCTCGGGCTATCATTGTATTAGCATCCGATGAAAATGCAGATCAG AGTGATGCTCGTGCTCTAAGGGTTGTGCTTAGCCTAACAGGAGTAAAAGAGGGCTTGAGGGGTCATGTTGTTGTTGAAATGAGTGATCTCGACAATGAGCCCCTGGTGAAGCTTGTTGGAGGAGAACTAATTGAAACAGTTGTTGCACATGATGTGATTGGGCGTTTGATGATACAATGTGCTCTGCAGCCTGGTCTTGCACAG ATATGGGAGGACATTTTGGGGTTTGAAAATGCGGAGTTTTACATTAAAAGGTGGCCTCAAATGGATGGACTTTGTTTTAAGGACGTACTCATTTCGTTCCCTGATGCAATCCCTTGTGGAGTTAAGGTTGCCGCAGATGGTGGGAAGATAATACTAAATCCAGATGATAGTTATGTTCTTAAGGAAGGTGATGAAATCCTTGTCATAGCCGAGGATGATGATACTTATGCACCTGGTCCCACACCAGAG GTTTGCAAAGGTGTTTTTCCTAGGATACATGATCCTCCAAAATATCCCGAGAAGATACTTTTCTGTGGCTGGCGACGTGACATTGATGATATGATTATG GTATTAGAGGCGTTCTTGGCTGAAGGTTCAGAATTGTGGATGTTTAACGAGGTTCCAGAAAAAGAACGGGAAAGGAAGTTGACTGATGGTGGACTTGATATTTCAGGACTAGCGAACATAAAACTTGTTCATCGTGAAGGGAATGCGGTAATTAGACGGCATTTGGAGAGTCTCCCGTTGGAAACATTTGATTCT ATATTAATTCTTGCAGATGAGTCCGTTGAAGACTCTGTTGTACATTCTGACTCGCGGTCGCTTGCAACCCTCCTCCTCATTCGAGACATTCAG TCAAAGCGTCTCCCTTACAGAGATACTAAGTCTATTCCTCTGCGGCATTCTGGGTTCTGCCATAGCTCTTGGATCCGTGAAATGCAGCAAGCTTCAGACAAATCCATAATTATAAGTGAGATTCTGGATTCTAGGACTAGAAACCTTGTCTCGGTCTCCAGAATTAGTGATTATGTGCTATCAAATGAGCTGGTCAGTATGGCGCTTGCGATGGTAGCCGAAGACAAACAAATAAATCGTGTACTTGAGGAACTCTTTGCAGAAGAG GGAAATGAAATGTGCATCAAACCAGCAGAATTCTATTTATATGACCAGGAAGAGCTCTGCTTTTATGATGTTATGTTAAGGGGTCGCCAAAGACAGGAAATCGTGATAGGTTATCGACTTCCAAGTGCAGAGTGTGCCATAATTAACCCTGAGAACAAAGCAGAACCTAGAAAATGGTCCCTTGATGATGTTTTTGTTGTCATTTCCCTGGGTGaatga